A region from the Nostoc sp. HK-01 genome encodes:
- a CDS encoding GAF sensor signal transduction histidine kinase, with protein sequence MEDQVLAATLDRPLVIASFQRERFYRQEAHRYQRLAQRSNQIYVLSAPETDFANSSEYYEKVAFEPDDALTQEWHLVVIADNYATCLVCRESLGSIAKNQQVPEFSSGLDIDTARRFEGVWTSERGVSIKAAQLLLDRIIVYRPDLAKKIKEARQRFGIGEPRTYSQIGQPEFACDIDTDPFVQRLVTYLQASQYKLHKAYRSIIAQARKERLINSISTAIRRSLDPHEVLQIAAQELGQHLGASRCLIYRAQATEAQATIEHEFLTADVLSVYGQTWDLDNNLLFQEVVQQGEGVCVADTLNDLRISTSTALSLIAKKFSIRSWLMEPVLSQGRLLGIVELHYCSVPPHQWQPGEFDLVKAIATQIGAALIQAEAYANLEELNQQLEALDRTRSNLIAITGHELRTPLSTIQVCLESLASEPDMPLELQQVMLNTALTDSERMRKLVQDFLTLSNLESGRVEWHPESLTLQECVDLALSRIRTRPTMENPPKIKAEIPDNLPLVKADGDWLVEVLAKLIDNACKFTPSEGEISLYAIQNDNQMLEVTVADTGRGIEPNRLEVVFDRFYQEEGALRRTTGGTGLGLAICRQIVNGWGGEIWAESKGKDQGSQFHFTIPIVLGSQEEKRTKVKSK encoded by the coding sequence ATGGAAGATCAAGTTTTGGCGGCAACTTTAGACAGGCCTTTGGTAATTGCCAGCTTTCAACGAGAGCGCTTTTATCGCCAAGAAGCTCATCGGTATCAAAGACTGGCGCAACGCAGTAATCAAATATACGTTTTATCTGCACCAGAAACGGACTTTGCCAATAGCTCAGAATACTATGAAAAAGTTGCCTTTGAACCGGATGATGCTTTAACTCAAGAGTGGCACTTAGTAGTGATTGCTGATAATTATGCTACTTGCCTGGTATGTCGAGAAAGCCTGGGTTCCATTGCCAAAAATCAACAAGTACCAGAGTTTAGTTCAGGCCTCGATATAGATACAGCACGCAGGTTTGAGGGAGTTTGGACATCGGAGAGAGGAGTCAGCATTAAAGCTGCACAATTGTTATTAGACAGGATTATAGTTTATCGACCAGATTTAGCAAAAAAAATTAAGGAGGCACGCCAACGATTTGGGATTGGGGAGCCAAGAACTTATTCGCAAATCGGACAACCCGAATTTGCTTGTGATATCGATACAGACCCATTTGTGCAGCGATTGGTAACTTATTTGCAAGCTAGTCAGTATAAATTGCACAAAGCTTATCGCTCAATTATTGCCCAAGCCCGCAAAGAACGTTTAATTAATTCTATTAGTACGGCAATTAGGCGATCGCTTGATCCCCATGAAGTATTGCAAATCGCCGCCCAAGAATTAGGGCAACACTTAGGGGCAAGTCGTTGTTTAATTTACCGCGCTCAAGCTACAGAAGCCCAAGCCACGATTGAACATGAATTTTTGACAGCTGACGTTTTATCTGTGTATGGGCAAACCTGGGATTTAGATAATAATCTGTTATTTCAGGAAGTTGTGCAGCAAGGTGAGGGTGTTTGTGTGGCTGACACCCTGAACGACTTGCGGATCAGTACTTCCACAGCCCTTTCCTTAATTGCCAAAAAATTTAGTATTCGTTCTTGGTTGATGGAACCAGTGTTATCTCAAGGACGATTGCTAGGGATTGTTGAATTACACTATTGCAGTGTACCACCCCATCAGTGGCAACCAGGGGAATTTGATTTGGTCAAAGCGATCGCCACGCAAATCGGAGCCGCCTTAATTCAAGCCGAAGCCTACGCCAACCTCGAAGAACTCAACCAACAACTAGAAGCCCTTGATCGTACCCGCAGTAACTTAATCGCTATTACCGGACATGAACTGCGTACCCCCTTATCTACCATTCAAGTATGCTTAGAAAGCCTCGCCAGCGAGCCGGATATGCCCTTGGAATTACAGCAGGTAATGTTAAATACAGCCCTGACCGATTCCGAACGGATGCGGAAACTAGTCCAGGATTTTCTCACTCTATCTAACTTAGAAAGCGGCCGTGTGGAATGGCACCCCGAATCACTCACTTTACAAGAGTGTGTGGATTTAGCACTCAGCCGCATTCGTACCCGCCCCACAATGGAAAATCCTCCCAAAATCAAGGCAGAAATTCCCGATAACCTGCCCTTAGTCAAAGCTGATGGTGATTGGCTAGTGGAAGTATTGGCAAAACTCATCGACAACGCCTGCAAATTTACGCCATCTGAGGGGGAAATTTCCCTTTATGCCATCCAAAACGACAATCAGATGCTGGAAGTCACTGTGGCGGATACAGGGCGTGGTATTGAGCCAAATCGTTTGGAAGTAGTATTTGACCGCTTTTATCAAGAAGAAGGGGCGTTACGGCGTACCACTGGCGGCACAGGTTTGGGTCTAGCTATTTGTCGGCAAATTGTCAATGGTTG